The following are from one region of the Hypanus sabinus isolate sHypSab1 chromosome 14, sHypSab1.hap1, whole genome shotgun sequence genome:
- the LOC132404364 gene encoding interleukin-8-like, with the protein MDRTATVTILILLLCAIAAQGILIPGAQGRCQCLQTSFDIIHPVSIQSLKYIPRGSHCDKAEIIVTLKNKNKKCVDPDAKWLEVLFTAYKGAKKQNSKN; encoded by the exons ATGGACCGAACAGCCACTGTAACCATCCTCATCCTCCTCCTGTGTGCCATTGCTGCACAGG GTATTCTGATCCCAGGAGCACAAGGGCGGTGCCAGTGCCTTCAGACCAGCTTTGATATTATTCATCCGGTGTCCATCCAGAGCTTGAAATACATTCCCCGTGGATCCCACTGCGATAAAGCAGAAATAAT TGTTACGCTGAAAAATAAGAATAAGAAGTGTGTGGACCCTGATGCCAAGTGGTTGGAGGTCCTCTTCACTGCCTATAAAG GTGCTAAGAAACAGAATTCAAAAAACTGA